The following are from one region of the Mauremys reevesii isolate NIE-2019 linkage group 2, ASM1616193v1, whole genome shotgun sequence genome:
- the XKR9 gene encoding XK-related protein 9 isoform X2 translates to MYWFALKDGYQAAFKQNSSGDELTGGPANIIHKCAIDAGTDISMLRVFKTFLETTPQLILQIYILMEHDKAAFSQYASIITSFSSISWSTLDYQISLRKSVPDKNQFSGVPPKLIYLLYKLFTLTSWILSIALVTLLNIISSIFLLIFLWTLGFSWTLKQHTTFCKSKRMEFLYRTVVGIILIFTFFNVKGEKTKMYISSYYATHVLVTLGIMCVCLFWKTSVTEQLYFTFVSITIVLTLGLGIICLIVYYRVFHPTIYFRQESASDEVDGLTRERKKEEISRIRNFIME, encoded by the exons GTATTGGTTTGCATTGAAAGATGGCtaccaggctgcttttaaacaaAACAGCTCAGGAGATGAACTTACTGGAGGCCCTGCCAATATCATTCATAAATGTGCCATTGATGCAGGGACTGATATTAGTATGCTCAGGGTATTTAAGACTTTCCTGGAGACCACACCCCAGCTCATTCTTCAGATTTACATCCTGATGGAGCATGACAAGGCTGCCTTCAGTCAGT ATGCTTCCATCATCACATCTTTCAGCAGCATTTCCTGGTCAACTCTTGACTATCAGATATCATTACGAAAATCTGTGCCTgataaaaatcaattttctgGGGTGCCTCCTAAGTTAATCTACCTCTTGTATAAATTGTTCACACTGACTTCTTGGATACTGAGTATTGCACTGGTCACCCTATTAAATATTATAAGTAGTATATTTCTGCTAATATTTCTTTGGACCTTGGGCTTCAGCTGGACTTTGAAGCAACACACTACGTTTTGCAAATCTAAGAGGATGGAATTTTTATATAGGACTGTTGTTGGgatcattcttatttttacattttttaatgtcaagggggaaaaaacaaaaatgtatatTTCTAGTTATTATGCCACTCATGTGCTTGTAACTTTAGgcataatgtgtgtgtgtttgttctggAAGACTTCGGTTACTGAGCAATTATATTTTACATTTGTGAGTATCACAATTGTTCTCACTCTGGGGTTAGGAATTATTTGTCTTATTGTTTATTATAGGGTTTTCCACCCCACTATTTATTTCAGACAAGAGAGTGCTTCAGATGAAGTTGATGGACTaacaagagaaagaaaaaaagaagaaatcagTAGAATAAGAAATTTCATAATGGAATGA